One Mesoplodon densirostris isolate mMesDen1 chromosome X, mMesDen1 primary haplotype, whole genome shotgun sequence genomic region harbors:
- the LOC132482179 gene encoding protein BEX1-like isoform X1 → MPPAAWRLATENGLRVKVSRRLTCSKNREEQETVRIGPGAMASKEEQAVKNLYMENANQENENKDEKGQDANKGEPFALPLEAGEYCVPRGNRRRLRVRQPILQYRWDMTQRLEEPQARMREENMERIGEEVRQLMEKLREKLSSHSLRAVSTDPPHHDHHDEFCLMP, encoded by the exons ATGCCCCCTGCGGCCTGGCGTTTGGCCACAGAAAACG GTCTGCGAGTCAAAGTGTCGCGGCGGCTCACTTGCAGCAAGAATCGGGAGGAGCAGGAGACCGTAAGGATAGGCCCAG GAGCAATGGCGTCCAAAGAGGAACAAGCAGTAAAAAATCTCTACATGGAAAATGCCAACCAGGAGAATGAAAACAAGGATGAAAAGGGGCAGGATGCTAATAAAGGAGAGCCTTTCGCCCTCCCTTTGGAAGCTGGTGAATATTGTGTACCTAGAGGAAATCGTAGGAGGTTACGTGTTAGGCAGCCCATCCTGCAGTATAGATGGGACATGACTCAGAGGCTTGAAGAGCCACAGGCAAGGATGAGAGAAGAGAATATGGAAAGGATTGGGGAGGAGGTGAGGCAGCTGATGGAAAAGCTGAGGGAAAAGCTGTCGAGTCATAGTCTGCGGGCAGTTAGCACTGACCCCCCTCACCATGACCATCATGATGAGTTTTGCCTTATGCCTTGA
- the LOC132482179 gene encoding protein BEX1-like isoform X2 yields MASKEEQAVKNLYMENANQENENKDEKGQDANKGEPFALPLEAGEYCVPRGNRRRLRVRQPILQYRWDMTQRLEEPQARMREENMERIGEEVRQLMEKLREKLSSHSLRAVSTDPPHHDHHDEFCLMP; encoded by the coding sequence ATGGCGTCCAAAGAGGAACAAGCAGTAAAAAATCTCTACATGGAAAATGCCAACCAGGAGAATGAAAACAAGGATGAAAAGGGGCAGGATGCTAATAAAGGAGAGCCTTTCGCCCTCCCTTTGGAAGCTGGTGAATATTGTGTACCTAGAGGAAATCGTAGGAGGTTACGTGTTAGGCAGCCCATCCTGCAGTATAGATGGGACATGACTCAGAGGCTTGAAGAGCCACAGGCAAGGATGAGAGAAGAGAATATGGAAAGGATTGGGGAGGAGGTGAGGCAGCTGATGGAAAAGCTGAGGGAAAAGCTGTCGAGTCATAGTCTGCGGGCAGTTAGCACTGACCCCCCTCACCATGACCATCATGATGAGTTTTGCCTTATGCCTTGA